Proteins found in one Brachypodium distachyon strain Bd21 chromosome 5, Brachypodium_distachyon_v3.0, whole genome shotgun sequence genomic segment:
- the LOC100836727 gene encoding serine/threonine-protein kinase ATG1t isoform X3 — translation MEGKKKIWFVVGPGPVEHCSWHTFLFSGRSTETEEAPATVGGYELRERLGGRPPTTVVWRAVRRSTGAPAAVKQVRLAGLPGRLRDSLDCEVRFLAAVSHPNIIRLLDVIQTQSCLYLVMELCEGGDLASFIERSGRVDERVARNFMKQIGAGLQVLRRHHIIHRDLKPENILLSCPNSDAILKISDFGLSRVLHPGEYADTACGTRLYMAPEVMLFQKYNDKVDLWSIGAILFELLNGYPPFCGRSNVQLLQCINRTTSLPFSELVMRSLHPDSIDICTRLLCTNPVKRLSLQEFINHGFLRP, via the exons ATggaaggtaaaaaaaaaatctggtttGTAGTTGGGCCTGGCCCAGTTGAGCATTGCTCGTGGCACACCTTCCTGTTCTCGG GGAGGAGCAcggagacggaggaggcgccggcgacggtggGGGGCTACGAGCTGCGGGAGCGGCTGGGCGGGCGGCCTCCGACGACGGTTGTGTGGCGCGCGGTGCGGCGGTCAACGGGAGCCCCGGCGGCGGTGAAGCAGGTGCGGCTGGCCGGGCtccccggccgcctccgcgACAGCCTCGACTGCGAGGTccgcttcctcgccgccgtcagccACCCCAACATAATCCGTCTCCTTGACGTCATTCAA ACCCAGAGCTGCCTCTACCTCGTCATGGAACTGTGCGAGGGAGGCGACCTGGCCAGCTTCATCGAGCGCAGCGGCAGGGTCGACGAGCGCGTGGCCAGGAATTTCATGAAACAAATCG GAGCTGGTTTACAAGTGCTTCGCAGACACCATATCATCCACCGAGACTTGAAACCTGAG AATATCCTGCTCTCTTGTCCTAACAGTGACGCCATCCTCAAGATATCTGATTTTGGCCTGTCCAG GGTTCTTCATCCTGGGGAGTATGCAGACACAGCCTGTGGTACTCGTTTGTACATGGCCCCAGAAGTCATGCTATTTCAGAAGTACAATGACAAG GTAGATTTGTGGAGTATTGGCGCGATCCTCTTTGAGCTCTTGAATGGCTACCCTCCATTCTGCGGCAGAAGCAATGTGCAA CTCCTTCAATGCATAAATAGAACAACTTCTCTTCCATTCTCGGAACTCGTCATGCGCAGCTTGCATCCTGATTCTATCGACATATGCACCAGGCTACTATGCACAAATCCAG TGAAGCGGCTGTCCTTGCAAGAATTCATCAACCACGGCTTCCTCAGACCATAA
- the LOC100836727 gene encoding serine/threonine-protein kinase ATG1t isoform X1 — protein sequence MMIHHIFRFWLLFFIWLVWNTIFFRDIFCRGYSVTAGMEGKKKIWFVVGPGPVEHCSWHTFLFSGRSTETEEAPATVGGYELRERLGGRPPTTVVWRAVRRSTGAPAAVKQVRLAGLPGRLRDSLDCEVRFLAAVSHPNIIRLLDVIQTQSCLYLVMELCEGGDLASFIERSGRVDERVARNFMKQIGAGLQVLRRHHIIHRDLKPENILLSCPNSDAILKISDFGLSRVLHPGEYADTACGTRLYMAPEVMLFQKYNDKVDLWSIGAILFELLNGYPPFCGRSNVQLLQCINRTTSLPFSELVMRSLHPDSIDICTRLLCTNPVKRLSLQEFINHGFLRP from the exons ATGATGATTCATCACATCTTCCGTTTCTGGTTATTATTCTTCATCTGGCTTGTCTGGAACACAATATTCTTCAGAGATATTTTTTGCAGGGGATATTCAGTAACTGCAGGAATggaaggtaaaaaaaaaatctggtttGTAGTTGGGCCTGGCCCAGTTGAGCATTGCTCGTGGCACACCTTCCTGTTCTCGG GGAGGAGCAcggagacggaggaggcgccggcgacggtggGGGGCTACGAGCTGCGGGAGCGGCTGGGCGGGCGGCCTCCGACGACGGTTGTGTGGCGCGCGGTGCGGCGGTCAACGGGAGCCCCGGCGGCGGTGAAGCAGGTGCGGCTGGCCGGGCtccccggccgcctccgcgACAGCCTCGACTGCGAGGTccgcttcctcgccgccgtcagccACCCCAACATAATCCGTCTCCTTGACGTCATTCAA ACCCAGAGCTGCCTCTACCTCGTCATGGAACTGTGCGAGGGAGGCGACCTGGCCAGCTTCATCGAGCGCAGCGGCAGGGTCGACGAGCGCGTGGCCAGGAATTTCATGAAACAAATCG GAGCTGGTTTACAAGTGCTTCGCAGACACCATATCATCCACCGAGACTTGAAACCTGAG AATATCCTGCTCTCTTGTCCTAACAGTGACGCCATCCTCAAGATATCTGATTTTGGCCTGTCCAG GGTTCTTCATCCTGGGGAGTATGCAGACACAGCCTGTGGTACTCGTTTGTACATGGCCCCAGAAGTCATGCTATTTCAGAAGTACAATGACAAG GTAGATTTGTGGAGTATTGGCGCGATCCTCTTTGAGCTCTTGAATGGCTACCCTCCATTCTGCGGCAGAAGCAATGTGCAA CTCCTTCAATGCATAAATAGAACAACTTCTCTTCCATTCTCGGAACTCGTCATGCGCAGCTTGCATCCTGATTCTATCGACATATGCACCAGGCTACTATGCACAAATCCAG TGAAGCGGCTGTCCTTGCAAGAATTCATCAACCACGGCTTCCTCAGACCATAA
- the LOC100836727 gene encoding serine/threonine-protein kinase ATG1t isoform X2: protein MMIHHIFRFWLLFFIWLVWNTIFFRDIFCRGYSVTAGMEGKKKIWFVVGPGPVEHCSWHTFLFSGRSTETEEAPATVGGYELRERLGGRPPTTVVWRAVRRSTGAPAAVKQVRLAGLPGRLRDSLDCETQSCLYLVMELCEGGDLASFIERSGRVDERVARNFMKQIGAGLQVLRRHHIIHRDLKPENILLSCPNSDAILKISDFGLSRVLHPGEYADTACGTRLYMAPEVMLFQKYNDKVDLWSIGAILFELLNGYPPFCGRSNVQLLQCINRTTSLPFSELVMRSLHPDSIDICTRLLCTNPVKRLSLQEFINHGFLRP, encoded by the exons ATGATGATTCATCACATCTTCCGTTTCTGGTTATTATTCTTCATCTGGCTTGTCTGGAACACAATATTCTTCAGAGATATTTTTTGCAGGGGATATTCAGTAACTGCAGGAATggaaggtaaaaaaaaaatctggtttGTAGTTGGGCCTGGCCCAGTTGAGCATTGCTCGTGGCACACCTTCCTGTTCTCGG GGAGGAGCAcggagacggaggaggcgccggcgacggtggGGGGCTACGAGCTGCGGGAGCGGCTGGGCGGGCGGCCTCCGACGACGGTTGTGTGGCGCGCGGTGCGGCGGTCAACGGGAGCCCCGGCGGCGGTGAAGCAGGTGCGGCTGGCCGGGCtccccggccgcctccgcgACAGCCTCGACTGCGAG ACCCAGAGCTGCCTCTACCTCGTCATGGAACTGTGCGAGGGAGGCGACCTGGCCAGCTTCATCGAGCGCAGCGGCAGGGTCGACGAGCGCGTGGCCAGGAATTTCATGAAACAAATCG GAGCTGGTTTACAAGTGCTTCGCAGACACCATATCATCCACCGAGACTTGAAACCTGAG AATATCCTGCTCTCTTGTCCTAACAGTGACGCCATCCTCAAGATATCTGATTTTGGCCTGTCCAG GGTTCTTCATCCTGGGGAGTATGCAGACACAGCCTGTGGTACTCGTTTGTACATGGCCCCAGAAGTCATGCTATTTCAGAAGTACAATGACAAG GTAGATTTGTGGAGTATTGGCGCGATCCTCTTTGAGCTCTTGAATGGCTACCCTCCATTCTGCGGCAGAAGCAATGTGCAA CTCCTTCAATGCATAAATAGAACAACTTCTCTTCCATTCTCGGAACTCGTCATGCGCAGCTTGCATCCTGATTCTATCGACATATGCACCAGGCTACTATGCACAAATCCAG TGAAGCGGCTGTCCTTGCAAGAATTCATCAACCACGGCTTCCTCAGACCATAA